The Arcobacter lacus genome segment CTTCTCCTTGGTCATAAAAAATTTCACTACAAGGTCCACAAGCACCTGTATCTCCCATTGACCAAAAATTATCTTTATCTCCAAACCTCATAATTCTTGACGGATTTATGTACTTTGACCAAATATCAAAAGCTTCATCATCATTGTTATGAACTGTAACCCATAATTTGTCTATAGGAAGTGCTAAATTAACTGTAACAAATTCCCACGCATAAGCAATAGCATCTTCTTTAAAATAATCTCCAAAAGAGAAGTTCCCTAACATCTCAAATAAAGTGTGATGACGTGCAGTGTAACCCACATTTTCAAGGTCATTATGTTTTCCACCAGCTCTTACACATAATTGGCATGATGTAGCTCTTGGATTTTCAGGTCTTGGAACAACTCCAGTAAATATATCTTTAAATTGTACCATACCAGCATTTGTAAACATTAATGTAGGGTCATCAGGAATTAAAGGCATAGATGAAACAATTTCATGTCCTTTGCTTCTAAAAAACTCTAAATATTCTTTTCTAATATCCATTAAATTATCCGTTATTTATATAAAATTTCTTTATTTTATCCAAAAGTTTATTTAGCCTTGATTAGTAGAAGTTTATAAAATATAAAACTAGATTTAAGTTTTTAAAAGTTATAATTTTTCACGTTTTAAAAAACTATGAAATAAAATAAATGATAAATAAAATTTAATAAAAGGATAAAATATGGGAAAATATATTGAATTAACAGCTTCAAATTTTGATGAAGTAACAAGCAAAGGTGTATCTATGGTAGATTTCTGGGCTCCTTGGTGTGGACCTTGTAGAATGATTGCTCCTGTTATTGAAGAATTAGCAAGCGATTTTGAAGGAAAAGCAAATATTTGCAAAGTAAATACAGATGAAGAACAAGATTTAGCTGTAAAATTTGGTATTAGATCAATTCCTACTGTTATCTATATCAAAGATGGTAAAGTTGTAGACCAAACAGTTGGTGCTTCTTCAAAACAAGCATTTACTGATAAAATTAATTCTCTTTTATAATTAAATAAAAGATTAAAATTTAGAAGGAAGATGTTTTTACATCTTCCTTTTTTTATTTAAAATATTTAGTATTTAAGATAGATATAAATTATTAAATGATAAAATTTTTCCATAATATTTGTTTTATATAATCTATAACTTACAAATATTTTAGTATCATAATATTTTTATAAATATATGAGATGAATTAAAATTAAATTAAGGATTTCAATATGTTAGATTTAGCAATTATAGGTGGAGGACCAGCTGGTTTAACTGCTGGATTGTATGCTACTAGAGGTGGTTTAAAAAATGTTACTATGTTTGAAATGGGAATGCCTGGAGGACAAATAACAAGTTCTTCTGAAATTGAAAATTATCCTGGACAAATTGAAATTGTTTCTGGAATGGATTTAATGATGAAATGGCCAGAACAGTGTCAAAGATTTGGACTTAAACATGAAATGGCTCAAGTTGAAAATGTTTCAAAAAATGGTGATATTTTTAAAATAGTAACATCAGATAAAAAAGAGTATGAAGCAAAATCAGTTTTAATGGCAACTGGTTCTGTTCCAAGACGTGCAGGATTTAAAGGCGAAGATGAATTCTTTGGAAAAGGGATTTCTACTTGTGCAACTTGTGATGGATTTTTCTACAAAGGAAAAGAAGTAGCTGTTGTTGGTGGTGGAGACTCTGCTATTGAGGAAGCTATATATTTAGCAAAATTATGTAAAAAAGTATATTTAGTTCATAGAAGAGATACTTATAGAGCAGCGCCTAGTACAGTTGAACACATGAAACACACAGAAAATATTGAAGAAGTTACAAATGTTAGCGTTGAAGAAGTATTTGGTGATGCAAGTGGAGTTACAGGATTAAAAGTAAAATGTAATAAAACTGGTGAAATCAGAGATTTACCAACTCCAGGTGTATTTATTTTTGTAGGAAGAGATGTTTTAAATGCGCCTTTAAAACAAGCAGATGGTTCTTTTTTATGTGATGTGAGAGAAAGTGGTGAAGTTGTGGTTGATTTAAAAATGAGAACATCAGTTGCAGGACTTTATGCAGCAGGTGATATCAGAATTGATGCAGCAAAACAGGTTGTTTGTGCAGCAGGTGATGGTGCAACAGCAGCGGTTAATATTATTGAGTATTTAGGATAAGGGAATAATTTAAATGGTTAAAATAGGTATTTTAGGAAGTACTGGTAGAGTTGGTTCGCTATTAATTGATGATTTACAAAATGATAAAGATGCTAAATTATCAGTAGTTCATGTTACTAGAAAGTTATTAAAAACTTTGCCACAAGAAACAGTCGTTACAAATGATATAAAAGTTTTATTTGATTCTTGTGATGTAATTATTGATTTTAGTAAACCTTCTGCAACTGAGGCACTTTTAACTGAAGTTGTTGAAAATGGTGCAAAAAAACCGTTAGTGATTGCAACAACTGGATTAAATAAACATCAGCAAAATTTATTAGTTGAAGCTAGTAAACTGGTACCTATTTTATATGCAACAAATATGAGTTTAGGAGTTGCAGTTTTAAATAAACTTGTAGCTTTAGCTTCTAAAACATTAAGAGATTTCGATATTGAAATTGTAGAACAACATCATAAACATAAAATTGATGCACCTTCTGGAACTGCTTTAACATTAGCTGAACATGCTGCAAATGCAAGAGATTTGAACTTAGATGATGTAAGAGTTTCAGGACGAGATGGAAATGTTGGACCTAGAACTAAAGATGAGATTGCTGTTATGGCATTAAGAGGTGGAGATATAGTAGGACGACATACAGTTGGGTTATATAATGATGGAGAATTCTTAGAATTAAATCATACAGCAACTGCAAGAAATACTTTTTCTAGAGGTGCAATTAAAGTTGCAAAATGGATTGTAGGAAAAGATGCAAAACTATATTCAATCAATGATGCTTTAGGTCTATAAGGAAAATAATATGTGTGCAATAGTTGGAATTTTTGGGAATGATAATGCAGCGAGATTAGCCTCGGTTGCTCTATTTGCGATGCAACATAGAGGTCAAGAAGCAACAGGTATTTCTTCATCATGTGATGGAAAAATTTATACAAAAAAAGATAGAGGTTTAGTTTCAGAAGTTTTTACTGATGCCGCACTAAAATATCTAAAAGGAAATATGGCAATTGGGCATAATAGATATTCAACAGCTGGTGGAGATTCTATTTTAGATGCACAACCTGTTTATGCAAAATATAAACTTGGTGAAATATCAATTGTTCATAATGGAAACTTAATAAATAAAGATGAAGTTAGACAAGATTTAATTGATAAAGGTGCAATTTTTCAAACAGGAATGGATACTGAAAATTTGATTCATCTAATTGCAAAAAATACAAAAGATAGATTAAGAGATAGAATTAAAGAAGCATTAGAAAAAACTAT includes the following:
- the trxA gene encoding thioredoxin, translating into MGKYIELTASNFDEVTSKGVSMVDFWAPWCGPCRMIAPVIEELASDFEGKANICKVNTDEEQDLAVKFGIRSIPTVIYIKDGKVVDQTVGASSKQAFTDKINSLL
- the trxB gene encoding thioredoxin-disulfide reductase, with the protein product MLDLAIIGGGPAGLTAGLYATRGGLKNVTMFEMGMPGGQITSSSEIENYPGQIEIVSGMDLMMKWPEQCQRFGLKHEMAQVENVSKNGDIFKIVTSDKKEYEAKSVLMATGSVPRRAGFKGEDEFFGKGISTCATCDGFFYKGKEVAVVGGGDSAIEEAIYLAKLCKKVYLVHRRDTYRAAPSTVEHMKHTENIEEVTNVSVEEVFGDASGVTGLKVKCNKTGEIRDLPTPGVFIFVGRDVLNAPLKQADGSFLCDVRESGEVVVDLKMRTSVAGLYAAGDIRIDAAKQVVCAAGDGATAAVNIIEYLG
- the dapB gene encoding 4-hydroxy-tetrahydrodipicolinate reductase: MVKIGILGSTGRVGSLLIDDLQNDKDAKLSVVHVTRKLLKTLPQETVVTNDIKVLFDSCDVIIDFSKPSATEALLTEVVENGAKKPLVIATTGLNKHQQNLLVEASKLVPILYATNMSLGVAVLNKLVALASKTLRDFDIEIVEQHHKHKIDAPSGTALTLAEHAANARDLNLDDVRVSGRDGNVGPRTKDEIAVMALRGGDIVGRHTVGLYNDGEFLELNHTATARNTFSRGAIKVAKWIVGKDAKLYSINDALGL